The following coding sequences lie in one Lysobacter capsici genomic window:
- a CDS encoding glycoside hydrolase family 5 protein, translated as MHLKFALPLLLLAANLAHAQTTADDLLQAPAGLGQMTRQDGQWVRLKGLNYNLIQHTHKRPVDLKQLDRYKSWGFNFVRFPINWNFLEPTPGNIDWSYVAEIETLVAEADKRQMWVLISMHQWNTSQCFQSDWGSGFPGWFVEDMLAGACTSSNQPEFWDAFWSNQTVSAGPHAGQKAWDVYSDAWRTVAWRLRNYHNLAGWDVINEPHPGRTIGSGQLNSAILPQFYQYVGTRIRWSDRRDLDNKSHMLFVEGDVGTVRPELAKPDLTNFVLTPHFYPQADQGAGAVAYNNRDCAGLVAVIQPLLDKAGAWGVPMVMGEFGADVVQDGNKALSLAKHTSRIVSANGQSWAWWPFEDYAVEDLPYRPEVAELQNNLLVFSGDKCVP; from the coding sequence ATGCATCTGAAGTTCGCCCTGCCGCTGCTGTTGCTGGCGGCCAATCTCGCTCACGCCCAGACCACCGCCGACGACCTGCTGCAGGCGCCCGCCGGGCTCGGCCAGATGACCCGCCAGGACGGCCAATGGGTTCGGCTGAAAGGCCTCAATTACAACCTCATCCAGCACACCCACAAGCGCCCGGTCGACCTCAAGCAGCTCGATCGCTACAAGTCGTGGGGCTTCAATTTCGTCCGCTTTCCGATCAACTGGAATTTTCTCGAACCCACCCCAGGCAACATCGACTGGAGCTATGTGGCCGAAATCGAAACCCTGGTCGCCGAAGCCGACAAGCGCCAGATGTGGGTGCTGATTTCGATGCATCAGTGGAACACCTCGCAATGCTTCCAAAGCGACTGGGGCAGCGGCTTTCCGGGATGGTTCGTCGAGGACATGCTGGCCGGCGCGTGCACCTCGTCCAACCAGCCCGAGTTCTGGGATGCGTTCTGGAGCAATCAGACCGTCAGCGCAGGCCCGCACGCCGGCCAGAAAGCCTGGGACGTCTATTCGGATGCCTGGCGCACGGTGGCCTGGCGCTTGCGCAACTATCACAACCTCGCCGGCTGGGACGTCATCAATGAGCCACACCCCGGCCGCACGATCGGTTCGGGGCAGCTCAACAGCGCGATCCTCCCGCAGTTCTACCAGTACGTGGGCACGCGCATCCGCTGGTCCGACCGTCGCGACCTGGACAACAAGAGCCACATGCTGTTCGTCGAGGGCGATGTGGGCACGGTGCGGCCGGAACTCGCCAAGCCCGACCTGACCAATTTCGTGCTGACGCCGCATTTCTATCCGCAAGCCGATCAGGGAGCCGGAGCGGTCGCTTACAACAATCGCGATTGCGCCGGCCTGGTCGCGGTGATCCAGCCGCTACTGGACAAGGCTGGCGCCTGGGGCGTGCCGATGGTGATGGGCGAGTTCGGCGCCGATGTCGTCCAGGACGGCAACAAGGCGCTGTCGCTGGCCAAGCACACCTCGCGCATCGTCAGCGCCAATGGGCAGAGCTGGGCCTGGTGGCCGTTCGAGGACTATGCGGTCGAAGATCTCCCGTACCGTCCCGAAGTCGCCGAACTGCAGAACAATCTGCTGGTGTTCAGCGGCGACAAGTGCGTTCCCTGA
- a CDS encoding M4 family metallopeptidase, producing MQLKTALLSTAVIAGLAGLAVYGPHSNATLDTSAAMAGAQGRPLAAPAASAHARAAAAQQNTAALRALIDTGARPGSRQAWASRSPEQADRSAAAERARELLATAAAREVHLAQADGFTAREVMIDRDGTEHVRMERRYEGLPVIGGDMVVHSRDGQLLSVTQGHNMRTTARPRLTPGISPAQAQTEAGAQFDGRVAQVDPARLVVYARNGMEPTLAYQVGLRGARNGSQDPGVMSYYLDARNGSLLQAEDRFHTAAANGTGKTLTLGNVGILTDSTGGGYRMVDVSRGGAQTIDIFNTTGSTEAELAAAKVFTDTDNVWGNNLKTDRATAAADVNYGVAATWDYFKAVHGRDGVANNGQGITSYVHYGRNYFNAGAGTMEDGTMFMVYGDGDFSNGNTPLVALDVAAHEMGHLVNNATANLGYYNIKDSGGINEASSDIFGTLVEFSVNNAKDAGDYLLGENVYARPDGKRALRVLFQQNADGASFKCYPVGGFSGSGTASGGRYDPHNTSGVGNLYQYLLTEGAKVPANFATTYRASDLVCNGDTAIVGIGRAKAGAIWYRALTKYFVSSTDYPQARAGTLQAAADLYGANSVEYQTVARAWSAVKVN from the coding sequence ATGCAGTTGAAGACCGCACTACTGAGCACCGCCGTGATCGCCGGACTCGCCGGTTTGGCTGTGTACGGCCCGCATTCGAACGCCACCCTCGACACCTCCGCCGCCATGGCCGGCGCGCAGGGTCGCCCGCTCGCGGCGCCGGCCGCCTCGGCCCACGCGCGCGCCGCCGCCGCGCAGCAGAACACCGCCGCCCTGCGCGCCCTGATCGATACCGGCGCGCGTCCCGGCAGTCGCCAGGCCTGGGCCAGCCGTTCGCCCGAGCAGGCCGACCGCAGCGCCGCCGCCGAACGCGCGCGCGAACTGCTCGCCACCGCCGCCGCGCGCGAGGTCCACCTCGCCCAGGCCGACGGTTTCACCGCGCGCGAGGTCATGATCGACCGCGACGGCACCGAGCACGTGCGCATGGAACGCCGTTACGAAGGCCTGCCGGTGATCGGCGGCGACATGGTCGTGCATTCGCGCGACGGTCAGCTGCTCTCGGTCACCCAGGGCCACAACATGCGCACCACCGCGCGCCCGCGGCTCACGCCCGGCATCAGCCCCGCGCAGGCGCAGACCGAGGCCGGCGCGCAGTTCGACGGCCGTGTCGCCCAGGTCGATCCGGCCAGGCTGGTAGTGTACGCGCGCAACGGCATGGAACCGACCCTGGCCTATCAAGTCGGCCTGCGCGGCGCCCGCAACGGCAGCCAGGACCCCGGCGTGATGTCGTACTACCTCGATGCGCGCAACGGCAGCCTGCTGCAGGCCGAGGATCGCTTCCACACGGCCGCGGCCAACGGCACCGGCAAGACCCTGACCCTGGGCAACGTCGGCATCCTCACCGATTCGACCGGCGGCGGTTACCGCATGGTCGATGTCTCGCGCGGCGGCGCCCAGACCATCGACATCTTCAACACCACCGGCTCGACCGAAGCCGAACTGGCCGCGGCCAAGGTCTTCACCGACACCGACAACGTGTGGGGCAACAACCTCAAGACCGACCGCGCCACCGCCGCCGCCGACGTCAACTACGGCGTCGCGGCGACCTGGGACTATTTCAAGGCCGTGCACGGCCGCGACGGCGTCGCCAACAACGGCCAGGGCATCACCAGCTACGTGCATTACGGCCGGAACTATTTCAACGCCGGCGCCGGCACGATGGAAGACGGCACCATGTTCATGGTTTATGGCGACGGCGATTTCAGCAACGGCAACACGCCGCTGGTGGCGCTGGACGTGGCCGCGCACGAGATGGGCCATCTGGTGAACAACGCCACCGCCAACCTCGGCTACTACAACATCAAGGACAGCGGCGGCATCAACGAGGCCAGCTCCGATATCTTCGGCACCCTGGTCGAGTTCAGCGTCAACAACGCCAAGGACGCCGGCGACTACCTGCTCGGCGAAAACGTCTACGCGCGCCCGGACGGCAAGCGGGCCTTGCGCGTGCTGTTCCAGCAGAACGCCGACGGCGCCTCGTTCAAGTGCTATCCGGTCGGCGGCTTCAGCGGCAGCGGCACCGCCTCGGGCGGCCGCTACGATCCGCACAACACCTCCGGCGTGGGCAATCTCTATCAATACCTGCTCACCGAAGGCGCCAAGGTGCCGGCCAACTTCGCCACCACCTACCGGGCGTCGGACCTGGTGTGCAACGGCGACACCGCCATCGTCGGCATCGGCCGGGCCAAGGCCGGCGCGATCTGGTATCGCGCGCTGACCAAGTACTTCGTCTCCAGCACCGACTACCCGCAGGCGCGCGCCGGCACCTTGCAGGCCGCGGCCGATCTGTACGGCGCCAACTCGGTCGAGTACCAGACCGTGGCCCGCGCCTGGTCGGCGGTGAAGGTGAACTAA
- a CDS encoding NAD(P)/FAD-dependent oxidoreductase — translation MQVGEDSAAAVAGRREDVIVVGAGVIGLTCALALLDSGRAVRVIDARAAGAGSSHGNCGTITPSHATPLAAPGVIAQALRWMLTPDAPLYVHPKLDPQLWRWLLGFAARCNPRDWRSSAQAKAALLNDSRARLEDWVTRYGLVCEFDSSGVDYVFRDAAAFAAGQHELDLLREFGVNVELIDGAAYNAQDPAFKPGLAGAIRFDHDAVLRPDKYVDELARSVRERGGEIVEQCGLRGVQRRDDALELDTTGGPMRAREAVIALGAWSPQLSDAIGLPSLKRVMQPGKGYSITYDRPALTPRRPVVLRERKVCVTMWDSGFRLGSTMEFSGFDASLNPRRLAALERGAAEYLHQPVGPVERERWQGWRPMSLDDVPLIGRVPGRDGLWLATGHGMMGVSMSAGTGQLIADLIAGRPPAIDPHPYRPERFA, via the coding sequence GTGCAGGTGGGTGAGGATTCGGCGGCCGCCGTCGCGGGCCGCCGCGAGGACGTGATCGTCGTCGGCGCGGGCGTGATCGGGCTGACCTGCGCGCTGGCGCTGCTCGACAGCGGCCGCGCGGTGCGGGTGATCGATGCGCGCGCGGCCGGCGCCGGCAGTTCGCACGGCAACTGCGGCACGATCACTCCGAGCCATGCCACGCCGCTGGCCGCGCCCGGAGTGATCGCGCAGGCGCTGCGCTGGATGCTGACCCCCGACGCGCCGCTGTACGTGCATCCCAAGCTCGATCCGCAACTGTGGCGCTGGCTGCTGGGCTTCGCCGCGCGCTGCAATCCGCGCGACTGGCGCAGCAGCGCGCAGGCCAAGGCGGCGTTGTTGAACGACTCGCGCGCTCGTCTGGAAGACTGGGTGACGCGGTATGGCCTGGTCTGCGAGTTCGATAGTTCAGGCGTCGACTACGTCTTCCGCGATGCCGCCGCGTTCGCCGCCGGCCAGCACGAACTCGATCTGCTGCGCGAATTCGGCGTGAACGTCGAGCTGATCGACGGCGCCGCGTACAACGCCCAGGACCCGGCGTTCAAGCCCGGCCTGGCCGGCGCGATCCGCTTCGATCACGACGCGGTGCTGCGCCCGGACAAATACGTCGACGAGCTCGCGCGCAGCGTGCGCGAGCGCGGCGGCGAGATCGTCGAGCAATGCGGCCTGCGCGGCGTACAGCGCCGCGACGATGCGCTCGAACTGGACACCACCGGCGGGCCGATGCGCGCGCGCGAGGCGGTCATCGCGCTGGGCGCGTGGTCGCCGCAGTTGTCCGATGCGATCGGCCTACCTTCGCTCAAGCGGGTGATGCAGCCGGGCAAGGGCTATTCGATCACCTACGACCGGCCCGCGCTGACCCCGCGCCGGCCGGTGGTGCTGCGCGAACGCAAGGTCTGCGTGACCATGTGGGACAGCGGCTTCCGCCTGGGCAGCACGATGGAATTCTCCGGTTTCGACGCCAGCCTCAACCCGCGCCGTTTGGCCGCGTTGGAACGCGGCGCGGCCGAATACCTGCATCAACCCGTCGGCCCGGTCGAGCGCGAGCGCTGGCAGGGCTGGCGGCCGATGAGCCTGGACGACGTGCCGCTGATCGGCCGCGTGCCCGGCCGCGACGGCCTGTGGCTGGCGACCGGCCACGGCATGATGGGCGTGAGCATGAGCGCCGGCACCGGCCAGCTGATCGCCGACCTGATCGCCGGGCGCCCGCCCGCGATCGACCCGCACCCCTATCGACCGGAGCGTTTCGCTTGA
- a CDS encoding S9 family peptidase, producing the protein MKGRDRGNTRLRRLRGALNAALVLAFACAGFAHADEISAAQAHAEAGGFDIADLLSAPQPEQLTGAGDAPVIAWVSNERGVRNLWSARAPQFAPRQLTAFDEDDGQLLSALRLSRDGRWLAYVRGGGPDAAGNNSNPTGDPDGQEQAVWLVASDGSSKPQRIAAGRSVQFAPQGDAVIVQGRGVGCYPLPGITAPAWCKEALIKTRGANAAAGFSPDGKLLAFASNRGDHGFIGVLDLGQREVRWLGADFYNDSNPVFSPDGRRVAFLRTAANRPGEQFDLTKANAFEIWTADVTTGLAKKVFRSSDTAGGYAQFNGADPLLWSRDNRLIFASEQSGWLHWYAIAPEGGDARPLSRGECEAETIALADDGAFVFSGNCAQIDHRQLFSVDAKGATQTLLSAKDEISTEPVVLGGQWIAFRHADARRPTAIAVMPRGGGEPRRIFPASLPAQFPIDRLVVPKTLSLRASDGVTSHATVFEPPASYKGKRAALIYVHGGPIRQMLPGWHYSNYYYNDYASNQWLASRGYVVLALNYRDGTGYGQGFRLAEKQGPRGASEYQDVLAAQAYLAKRDDVDARRIGIYGGSYGGFLTASALSRNSDLFAAGVDRHGVHDWRESAKGGDNSGLWGLKPDELDLAFKSSPVAFVDGWRSPVLFVHGDDDRAVKFSQSIDLVERLRARKAPVETLVIPDEDHFFLRYATWLAVHRSTMDFFRRHLQSGAD; encoded by the coding sequence ATGAAGGGTAGGGATCGCGGCAACACACGGCTTCGGCGTTTGCGCGGCGCGCTCAACGCGGCGCTGGTGCTGGCCTTCGCTTGCGCGGGATTTGCCCACGCGGACGAAATCAGCGCCGCCCAAGCCCACGCGGAGGCGGGTGGTTTCGACATCGCCGACCTGCTCAGCGCGCCGCAGCCCGAACAACTCACCGGCGCCGGCGATGCGCCGGTGATCGCATGGGTGTCGAACGAACGCGGCGTGCGCAACCTGTGGTCGGCGCGCGCGCCGCAATTCGCGCCGCGCCAGCTGACCGCGTTCGACGAGGACGACGGGCAGTTGCTCAGCGCGCTGCGACTCAGCCGCGACGGCCGCTGGCTGGCCTATGTGCGCGGCGGCGGTCCGGACGCCGCCGGCAACAACAGCAATCCCACCGGCGATCCGGACGGGCAGGAACAAGCAGTGTGGCTGGTCGCCAGCGACGGCTCGTCCAAGCCGCAGCGCATCGCTGCGGGGCGCTCGGTGCAGTTCGCGCCGCAGGGCGATGCCGTGATCGTGCAGGGCCGCGGCGTGGGCTGCTATCCGTTGCCGGGCATCACCGCGCCGGCGTGGTGCAAGGAAGCGTTGATCAAGACCCGCGGCGCGAATGCCGCGGCCGGGTTCTCGCCCGACGGCAAGCTGCTCGCGTTCGCCAGCAACCGCGGCGATCACGGCTTCATCGGCGTACTCGACCTGGGCCAGCGCGAAGTGCGCTGGCTCGGCGCGGATTTCTACAACGACAGCAACCCGGTGTTCTCGCCCGACGGTCGCCGGGTCGCGTTCCTGCGCACCGCCGCCAACCGGCCGGGCGAGCAATTCGATCTGACCAAAGCCAATGCCTTCGAAATCTGGACCGCCGACGTCACCACGGGGCTTGCGAAAAAAGTCTTCCGATCGAGCGACACAGCCGGCGGCTACGCCCAGTTCAACGGCGCCGACCCGTTGCTGTGGAGCCGCGACAACCGCTTGATCTTCGCCTCCGAACAAAGCGGCTGGCTGCATTGGTACGCGATCGCGCCCGAGGGCGGCGACGCGCGGCCGCTGAGCCGCGGCGAATGCGAAGCCGAAACCATCGCCCTGGCTGACGACGGCGCGTTCGTGTTCAGCGGCAACTGCGCGCAGATCGATCACCGGCAACTCTTCAGCGTCGACGCGAAGGGCGCGACGCAGACCCTGCTCAGCGCGAAGGACGAGATTTCCACCGAGCCGGTGGTGCTGGGCGGGCAGTGGATCGCGTTCCGCCACGCCGATGCGCGCCGTCCGACCGCGATCGCGGTGATGCCGCGCGGCGGCGGCGAGCCCAGGCGGATTTTCCCGGCGAGCTTGCCGGCGCAGTTCCCGATCGATCGCTTGGTCGTGCCCAAGACCTTGAGCCTGCGCGCCAGCGACGGGGTGACTTCGCACGCGACCGTGTTCGAGCCGCCGGCGAGTTACAAGGGCAAGCGCGCGGCGCTGATCTACGTGCATGGCGGCCCGATCCGGCAGATGCTGCCGGGCTGGCACTACAGCAACTACTACTACAACGACTACGCCAGCAATCAATGGCTGGCCAGCCGCGGCTACGTGGTGCTGGCCCTGAACTACCGCGACGGCACCGGTTACGGCCAGGGCTTCCGATTGGCCGAGAAACAAGGCCCGCGCGGCGCCAGCGAGTACCAGGACGTGCTCGCCGCGCAGGCGTATCTGGCCAAGCGCGACGATGTCGACGCACGCCGCATCGGCATCTACGGCGGCTCCTACGGCGGGTTCCTGACCGCGTCGGCGCTGTCGCGCAATTCGGATCTGTTCGCGGCCGGCGTCGACCGTCACGGCGTCCACGACTGGCGCGAAAGCGCCAAGGGCGGCGACAACAGCGGCCTGTGGGGGCTGAAGCCGGATGAGCTGGACCTGGCGTTCAAGTCCTCGCCGGTCGCCTTCGTCGATGGCTGGCGTTCGCCGGTGCTGTTCGTGCATGGCGACGACGATCGCGCGGTCAAGTTCTCGCAGAGCATCGATCTGGTCGAACGCCTGCGCGCACGCAAGGCGCCGGTGGAAACCCTGGTGATTCCGGACGAAGACCACTTCTTCCTGCGCTACGCGACCTGGCTTGCGGTCCATCGCAGTACCATGGACTTCTTCCGCCGGCATCTGCAGTCCGGCGCCGACTGA
- the hutG gene encoding N-formylglutamate deformylase — translation MTIAHPTEPVFQLHRGTAPLLISLPHDGALIPEALKARMVESARRAPDTDWHVSRLYDFARELGASILVPRYSRYVVDLNRPPDDTSLYPGQNTTGLCPAVQFSGEAVYLDGQSPDEAEVAERVELYWRPYHQTLVAELDRIRGEHGRAVLWEGHSIRGEVPFLFEGRLPDLNLGTSGGKTCLPELQAALESLLAAQTDYDWIANGRFKGGYITRHYGDPEIGVQAVQLELSQRNYMNEDSFAYDEAKAARLQPLLRKLLSATLASQDA, via the coding sequence ATGACTATTGCGCACCCGACCGAGCCCGTATTCCAGCTGCATCGCGGCACCGCCCCGCTGCTGATCAGCCTGCCGCACGACGGCGCGTTGATCCCCGAGGCGCTGAAGGCGCGCATGGTCGAATCGGCGCGGCGCGCGCCCGACACCGACTGGCATGTCTCGCGTCTGTACGATTTCGCCCGCGAACTCGGCGCATCGATCCTGGTGCCGCGCTATTCGCGTTACGTGGTCGATCTGAACCGTCCGCCCGACGACACCTCGCTGTATCCGGGCCAGAACACCACCGGCCTGTGTCCGGCGGTGCAGTTCAGCGGCGAGGCGGTGTACCTCGACGGCCAGTCGCCGGATGAAGCCGAAGTCGCCGAACGGGTCGAGCTGTATTGGCGTCCGTATCACCAGACCCTGGTCGCCGAACTCGACCGCATCCGCGGCGAACACGGCCGCGCGGTGTTGTGGGAAGGCCATTCGATCCGCGGCGAAGTGCCGTTCCTGTTCGAAGGCCGCTTGCCCGACCTCAACCTGGGCACCTCCGGCGGCAAGACCTGCCTGCCCGAGTTGCAGGCCGCGCTCGAAAGCCTGTTAGCTGCGCAGACCGACTACGACTGGATCGCCAACGGCCGCTTCAAGGGCGGCTACATCACCCGCCATTACGGCGATCCGGAGATCGGCGTGCAGGCGGTGCAGTTGGAGCTGAGCCAGCGCAATTACATGAACGAAGACTCGTTCGCCTACGACGAAGCCAAGGCCGCGCGCCTGCAGCCGCTGCTGCGCAAGCTGCTGAGCGCGACCCTGGCCTCGCAGGACGCATGA
- the gorA gene encoding glutathione-disulfide reductase, whose product MNANERELETDPAHFDLIVIGGGSGGLAGAFRAAEYGARVALLEPHLLGGTCVNVGCVPKKAMWLAADIASKLRMAQSLGFAVDSPPNKPCGLDWPTFIVHRQRYIANIHDSYRRRLDAAEIVVQPMRAHLIDANTIECENGVRLRAPRLLIATGGHAVKPPIPGAELGETSDDFFNWCAAPERVAIVGAGYIAVELAGVLQALGSRVELFVRGQRLLEGFDHELTKQLADDYIQSGVHLHFGHAIAALEADGARVRLRGVDGSLSDAFDKVLFATGRRPNTANIGLEQVGLALDPRGHIVVDELHATNVDGVNAIGDVTTDLPLTPVAIAAARRLMDRVYGQREGRLDPNDIPTVVFAHPPIGKVGLTEDEARARHGDNLHIYRAGFRPMLYALAESPQRSLFKLICVGEERRVVGIHLLGEAADEMLQGFAVALKRGITLDDLRDTVAIHPTSAEEVVLMR is encoded by the coding sequence TTGAACGCAAACGAACGAGAACTCGAGACAGACCCCGCCCACTTCGACCTGATCGTGATCGGCGGCGGCTCCGGCGGCCTGGCCGGCGCGTTCCGCGCGGCCGAATACGGCGCGCGCGTGGCCTTGCTCGAACCACATCTGCTCGGCGGCACCTGCGTCAACGTCGGCTGCGTGCCGAAGAAGGCGATGTGGCTGGCCGCCGACATCGCGAGCAAGCTGCGCATGGCCCAGTCGCTGGGCTTCGCCGTCGACAGCCCACCGAACAAGCCTTGCGGACTCGACTGGCCGACCTTCATCGTCCATCGCCAGCGCTACATCGCCAATATCCACGACAGTTACCGCCGGCGTCTGGATGCGGCCGAGATCGTGGTCCAGCCGATGCGCGCGCACCTGATCGACGCCAACACGATCGAATGCGAGAACGGTGTGCGCCTGCGCGCGCCGCGGCTGTTGATCGCGACCGGCGGGCATGCGGTCAAGCCGCCGATTCCCGGGGCCGAACTGGGCGAGACTTCGGACGATTTCTTCAACTGGTGCGCCGCGCCCGAACGCGTGGCGATCGTCGGCGCCGGGTACATCGCGGTCGAACTGGCCGGCGTATTGCAGGCGCTGGGCAGCCGGGTCGAGCTGTTCGTGCGTGGCCAACGCCTGCTGGAAGGCTTCGACCATGAGCTGACCAAACAACTGGCCGACGATTACATCCAAAGCGGCGTGCATCTGCATTTCGGTCATGCGATCGCCGCGCTGGAAGCCGACGGCGCGCGAGTGCGGCTGCGCGGCGTCGACGGCTCGCTCAGCGACGCCTTCGACAAGGTGCTGTTCGCGACCGGGCGGCGGCCGAACACGGCGAACATCGGCCTGGAGCAAGTCGGCTTGGCGCTCGATCCGCGCGGCCACATCGTCGTCGACGAACTGCACGCGACCAACGTCGATGGCGTGAACGCGATCGGCGATGTCACCACCGACCTGCCGCTGACGCCGGTCGCGATCGCCGCCGCGCGCCGGCTGATGGATCGCGTCTACGGTCAACGCGAGGGCCGGCTGGACCCGAACGATATTCCGACCGTGGTGTTCGCCCATCCGCCGATCGGCAAGGTCGGCCTGACCGAAGACGAGGCGCGGGCACGACATGGTGACAATCTGCACATCTATCGCGCCGGGTTTCGGCCGATGCTGTACGCCCTGGCCGAATCGCCGCAGCGCAGCCTGTTCAAGCTGATCTGCGTGGGCGAGGAACGCCGCGTGGTCGGCATCCATCTGCTCGGCGAGGCCGCCGACGAGATGCTGCAGGGCTTCGCGGTCGCGCTCAAGCGCGGCATCACCCTGGACGACCTGCGCGATACGGTCGCCATCCATCCGACCAGCGCCGAAGAAGTGGTGCTGATGCGCTGA
- a CDS encoding winged helix-turn-helix domain-containing protein — protein sequence MSPKRVAATRAARATAAVVADAAAFGEPASPAIAPAAPVAPLSLTQARALHLHAQGLLTRPRKRATRADALAAIARMQLLQIDTIHVVARSPYLVLFSRLGDYPAQWLEELLAQRAIFEIWAHEACFAPMDDYLLHRNALEQRAHHWAIRNARQHRQDNGEQIDRLLAHIRELGPVKSSDFEREPGGSGGGWWGWKDEKRWLETGFALGELMVARRENFHRVYDLSERVAGLAVPGWDTSVLDAAQVRRETVLKSVKALGIAQARWVADYYRTKPRLRDADLDAFVDEGVLLRVAVNGWNAPGYVHADHAAALAQAAAGRLRASHCTLLSPFDPVVWDRERASELFDFDYTLECYTPEAKRRYGYFVLPILVRGRLVGRLDAKAHRAQGVFEVKALYLQEGLDGDEALAADIARAIDDCARWHQTPTVKLTRCKPAAFAKPLKSALAALG from the coding sequence ATGAGCCCGAAGCGCGTGGCCGCTACCCGCGCCGCGCGCGCAACCGCGGCCGTCGTGGCGGACGCGGCGGCGTTCGGCGAGCCGGCATCGCCAGCGATCGCGCCGGCCGCGCCCGTTGCGCCGCTCTCGCTGACCCAGGCGCGCGCCTTGCATCTGCACGCGCAGGGCCTGCTCACGCGGCCGCGCAAGCGCGCGACCCGGGCCGATGCGCTTGCCGCGATCGCGCGCATGCAATTGCTGCAGATCGACACCATCCACGTCGTCGCGCGCAGCCCGTACCTGGTGCTGTTCTCGCGACTGGGCGATTACCCGGCGCAGTGGCTGGAAGAACTGCTGGCGCAGCGCGCGATCTTCGAGATCTGGGCGCATGAAGCCTGCTTCGCGCCGATGGACGACTACCTGTTGCACCGCAACGCGCTGGAGCAGCGCGCCCACCACTGGGCGATCCGCAACGCGCGCCAGCATCGTCAGGACAACGGCGAGCAGATCGATCGGCTGCTGGCGCATATCCGCGAACTCGGTCCGGTCAAGTCGTCGGACTTCGAACGCGAGCCCGGCGGCAGCGGCGGCGGCTGGTGGGGCTGGAAAGACGAAAAGCGCTGGCTGGAAACCGGGTTTGCGCTGGGCGAGCTGATGGTCGCGCGGCGCGAGAATTTCCATCGCGTCTACGACCTGAGCGAACGCGTGGCCGGCCTCGCCGTGCCGGGCTGGGACACGAGCGTGCTCGACGCGGCGCAGGTGCGGCGCGAAACCGTGCTCAAGTCGGTCAAGGCGCTGGGCATCGCCCAGGCGCGCTGGGTCGCCGATTACTACCGCACCAAGCCGCGCCTGCGCGATGCCGACCTCGACGCTTTCGTCGACGAAGGCGTATTGCTGCGAGTCGCGGTGAACGGCTGGAACGCGCCCGGCTACGTCCACGCCGATCACGCCGCCGCGCTGGCCCAGGCCGCTGCCGGCCGTTTGCGCGCAAGCCATTGCACCCTGCTGTCGCCGTTCGACCCGGTGGTCTGGGATCGCGAACGCGCCAGCGAACTGTTCGACTTCGACTACACCCTGGAGTGCTACACGCCCGAAGCGAAGCGCCGCTACGGCTATTTCGTGTTGCCGATCCTGGTGCGCGGCCGATTGGTCGGACGCCTGGACGCGAAGGCGCATCGCGCCCAGGGCGTGTTCGAGGTCAAGGCGCTGTATCTGCAAGAAGGCCTCGACGGCGACGAAGCGCTGGCCGCCGACATCGCCCGCGCGATCGACGATTGCGCGCGCTGGCACCAGACCCCGACGGTGAAGCTGACGCGCTGCAAGCCGGCGGCGTTCGCCAAGCCGCTGAAGTCAGCGTTGGCGGCGTTGGGCTGA